In a single window of the Gemmatimonadota bacterium genome:
- a CDS encoding ABC transporter substrate-binding protein, with translation MIQSNSVIPGNRLYGLMSLAAALVIAALAHTSPVRAETGVTSNTIVFGQSACFTGPNRNLGLYYRAGILSAFEELNRAGGINGRTLRLLSLDDGYEPEQAAANAERFAAENDVFAVIGGVGTPTAKRIAPVLRSADIPFVGPFTGADFLRNFDRFPNVVNLRAAYLDEVVTMVDYIVNDLGKNRFGVIYQDDSFGRSVLKNFQIALEAHDLPILAKTAHSRNTHAVHAGLFMISKADLDAILIVGSYAANSEIINLSHSLGHDYIVANLSFVLSQELKKMVENRSERILVTEVIPDPNSNSSRIARRFRNALRPEYGQAESVATLVNEVAFEGYILGRYVIDVLERMGGELTREHFLSVALSPEKVMLDDWSLEFPPGTNAGSTYIRLTNLGE, from the coding sequence GTGATCCAAAGCAATAGCGTGATCCCTGGCAACAGACTGTACGGCCTTATGTCGCTGGCGGCCGCGCTCGTCATCGCTGCGCTGGCGCACACATCGCCGGTCCGGGCGGAGACCGGCGTAACCTCCAATACCATCGTGTTCGGCCAGAGCGCGTGCTTCACCGGTCCCAACCGTAACCTGGGCCTGTACTACCGCGCGGGCATCCTTTCGGCATTCGAAGAACTGAACCGCGCAGGAGGCATCAACGGAAGAACGCTCAGGCTGCTATCGCTGGACGATGGGTATGAACCCGAGCAGGCCGCCGCCAACGCCGAGCGGTTTGCGGCGGAGAACGACGTGTTCGCGGTGATCGGCGGCGTGGGAACGCCGACCGCCAAGCGGATCGCTCCCGTGCTGCGCAGTGCCGACATCCCCTTTGTCGGGCCCTTCACCGGTGCGGATTTTCTCCGCAATTTCGACCGGTTCCCCAACGTCGTCAACCTGCGGGCGGCGTACCTGGACGAAGTCGTGACCATGGTCGATTACATCGTAAACGACCTGGGCAAGAACCGGTTCGGCGTGATTTACCAGGACGATTCCTTCGGCCGATCGGTACTGAAGAACTTCCAGATCGCCCTCGAAGCCCATGACCTCCCGATACTTGCCAAGACCGCCCATTCACGGAATACCCACGCGGTCCACGCGGGCCTGTTCATGATCTCCAAGGCAGACCTCGATGCCATATTGATCGTGGGGTCGTACGCCGCGAACTCCGAGATCATTAACCTGTCCCACTCGCTGGGTCACGACTACATCGTGGCAAATCTCTCATTCGTCCTTTCCCAGGAACTGAAAAAGATGGTGGAAAACCGCAGTGAAAGGATCCTGGTGACCGAGGTGATTCCGGACCCGAACAGCAACAGCAGCCGGATCGCACGACGGTTCAGAAACGCGTTGCGGCCGGAATACGGCCAGGCTGAATCCGTGGCGACCCTGGTGAACGAGGTGGCCTTTGAAGGTTACATCCTCGGAAGATACGTCATCGACGTGCTCGAACGCATGGGCGGCGAATTGACCAGGGAGCACTTCCTGAGTGTCGCGCTGTCGCCCGAAAAAGTCATGCTGGACGACTGGAGCCTGGAATTTCCGCCGGGTACGAATGCCGGATCCACCTATATCCGGCTCACCAACCTGGGCGAATAA